Genomic window (Marasmius oreades isolate 03SP1 chromosome 3, whole genome shotgun sequence):
TTTTCACGGTAGTCTTGGACTCAGACGTTGATGACTCCATCAATAAAGTGGTCTTCATTTTGGGGCTAGAAAGGGAAGCCGAAGGCGTCCCGGGTCTTCCAGGCAAATCAGACCAGGATTTGGATACAAAACGTAGAAGCAAACCTAGAATTGGGTGTCGTCGCCACATTGAAGGTCCTTGGTACTGTGCGCAATCTGGCACTTGGATCAGTCGGAGTAGTCGCGCCACTCTTCCCAGCAAGGGCCAGCTTCCGTTCCCTTCTTCGTTTCTCTGCTTCTAGGAGTTCAGCACGGCGCACGGCTTCCGCATTTGCTTTGCGATTCTTCTCGCTGAGCATTGCAAGGACATCACTTTTATCCTCCCTCTGCGATTTAGCCCCGGGGGTGCCTTCTCTACTTACGCCATTCGAACCAATACCATGTTGCGCGTCAAATTCAGACAGTTTAGCATCAATTTCGGCGACCTCTTTGTACTCCTGTCTTCGTTGAGCAAGGGTTCGCTCTTGAACAAGTCGAGCTCGTTCAAACGTGGTAAAGGCCCCAGAGGCCCGACTAGCATTAAGTTGACCCTTTCGGAGAAGCATTGCAGCAATGTCGGTCTGGAAGAAACGTAGATCAAACATTGTTGTAAATAGGCACTAGCGCAGTAAGAACCTCAGTCATAGGTTGAGAAACCAGTTGTTCCATCTGAGCAACCTTGGTTGCGACAGCTTTTTTTAGGGGTAGAGATAATTTGTCTGTTTCGTAAGAGGTCTTCAGCCTATCGAACTCTTTCTACAAAGGTCATCTTGTTACAAACAAATGTTTATCCTTTGTAGCAAAGACGAACCGATAAGAAAGGACTATTGGACACCTTGTCCAGTGGAAAAATCTTCCTTGACTTTCCGTGTAGTAGCTCCGCATTCCTGTCGAACAGAGCGCTCTCGATTTTGTAAGGTTTGGCGCTATCCTCGCAAAGCCCTAATTCGGTGTGAGAATTAAGGTGTGCACGAAAACAATACACTCACGGGCAATTTGACATATTCGATACACAGGACCCTTCTCGGTACTCCCGATTAGATAACGAACCCATGCACCTGGAAGGATTATCCAGAGCCTCGATACAGGTTTGAGAAGGGAGAAAAAGCTTACCTTCGACATATTTATTGAACCAGGGAGACATGCAATGCTTCGCTAATTTATTTCGGTCTAGCCGACAAGCCTCCAAGTCAGTAAGTGTGACGGGTATTTCTGGCTCCGAGTTCTTGCGTCCGTAAGACTCTTCCTCTTGTTCCGCCTTGCTGATCAtgccctcctcctcttcttcatcggagGTTTCCATATCCATGTCCATTGGCGAGGAGGAACGATCACGTTTAGGTGAAGACGTGCGGTTCTGGTGGTCGTAAATATCGATTTCAGGATAGCAGATATTATGCATGCCTTATTCTTCTCATCCTTTGCCTTCCGCTTAGCTTTCAGCTCATCGAGTTTCCTACTTTTCTCTTTCGTTGCCCCGCGAGCAGTGTGTTGACCTGGAAAGTCGACAGTCTGTAGAAATATTATCAGGGATACGCCAATGAAACGCACGCTTGGCAGCCTTTGACACACTATCTCCATCGGCTCGCTGGTCCTTAACCATCTGCTGTAGCGCTTTCCTGTCCTGTAGCCGCTGCATCTCCTCTGCTCTCTGCGAGAGAATTTCTTCTCTATCAACCTCCGACATTTGCATAAGCCTGATCCCAACGTCGGCCGAGGTTCAACGAAACTTTCAGTGTCCAGCAGTAGACAATACTGACCGATGCATGTCGGCTTGGTCACTGAACTTCCCTTCTAAAGGATAcggatcttcttcctcttcctcgcttTCAGGACCGTCATCAGaaacgctaagaaga
Coding sequences:
- a CDS encoding uncharacterized protein (BUSCO:EOG09264XOZ) produces the protein MSDFDDELLELVEAGSEKEKKRKRTKSKSSGSKRRKASVSDDGPESEEEEEDPYPLEGKFSDQADMHRLMQMSEVDREEILSQRAEEMQRLQDRKALQQMVKDQRADGDSVSKAAKRQHTARGATKEKSRKLDELKAKRKAKDEKNKNRTSSPKRDRSSSPMDMDMETSDEEEEEGMISKAEQEEESYGRKNSEPEIPVTLTDLEACRLDRNKLAKHCMSPWFNKYVEGAWVRYLIGSTEKGPVYRICQIARLCEDSAKPYKIESALFDRNAELLHGKSRKIFPLDKVSNSPFLSKEFDRLKTSYETDKLSLPLKKAVATKVAQMEQLVSQPMTETDIAAMLLRKGQLNASRASGAFTTFERARLVQERTLAQRRQEYKEVAEIDAKLSEFDAQHGIGSNGVSREGTPGAKSQREDKSDVLAMLSEKNRKANAEAVRRAELLEAEKRRRERKLALAGKSGATTPTDPSARLRTVPRTFNVATTPNSRPGTPSASLSSPKMKTTLLMESSTSESKTTVKTFEASVIEAVDIDLGDF